Within the Achromobacter spanius genome, the region CCGACGCGGCACGTATCCATGCGCCGATACGGGCGGCGATGTCGTCGCTGTTGTCGTCCATCATCGGCATGTGGGAATTCCCGGCAATGCCCATCTGAGCCAGCCGCCACGTGTCGACCCGCGCGCCGTGGCGTGCCAGCGTGTCGGCATAGTCCTGGCCGCTGACGCACAGCCGTTGCCATAGCGGCGTGGCGTCCAGGTAGTCGCCGTAGACGAACAGAAACGGCTTGTTCGCCACGGCGGTGGTCGAGACATCGGCAGAGAATCCCGATGGTTCAATGCCGATGACGCCGCGCACCAGATCGGGCTGCGCGTGCAGCGCCCGATAGGCCACTTCGCCGCCGTGGCTGTGTGCCAGCACCAGGCAGGGGCCGACGCGGTCGAGCACCGCGCAGAAGCCCTGCAGCGCCGCGTCGTTATTGCCCAGCCAGCGTGGCACGGCGTGCCGGATGAAGTCGTCAAACGCGCTGACGGGAAAGCGTTGCCCCGTGAACGCCCGCCGCGCCTCGAAATCTTCCGGGCGGCCAAGCCTGAACAGCGACCAGCTTTCCTGCGCGGTTCGGATGATGGGCGGTTCGGGCCACACCTGCTCGAATGGCGCCCAGCCAGCACGCCCACGCTCCACGTTGTCCACCACATACACCGCGTGCCCCTGACGCAAAAAATGCTGCATCCAGCCTGTGCGGCCGTCTGGCGTCTGCTCCCACATCGCGCCCGTCATGCCGCCACCATGCAGCAGCACGATGGGCAGCGGATGCACTAATGGCGTCGGAATGAAGTACTGCACGTAGGCCTGTTCAAAGTGGTACAGGCCGTTGGGGTCATAAGCCAGCGACGCGCTTTGGGTGAACGCGATCTCGCGCTGCGGCAGGCCGGTGATGTTCACGGGCCTGCCGCCCGCATAGAAGCTGCCGAAGTCTGCCAGCGTGACGGATGGGGCCGGGGCTTGCGTCATCGCTTGACCAGCGGGCATTGGCTGTCCGACAGCGGCCAGGCCAGCGAATCGCCGGGGATATTGCGCACGATGTTGTAGTAGTCCCAAGGCCCCTTGGATTGCGCCGGCGTTTTCACCTGCGCCAGCATCATGTCGCGCACCACCAGGCCGTCTTCGCGGATGTGGGCGTTCATGCTGAAGGGGTCATCAATGGGCAGCGATTTCATTTTCGCCATGACCGCGTCGGCGTCTACCGTGCCGGCTGCTTTCACGGCTTGCAGGTAGTGACGCACCGAGCCGTAGACGCCTGCCTGCAGGAAGGTCGGTGGCCGCCCGACGCGCGCTTCGAACTTCTTGCTAAAGGCGCGCGTGCCATCATTCATGTCCCAGTACGACGGCACGGTCAGGTAGGTCTTCTGCGCCGCTTGCAGGCCCAGACTGTGTACGTCCGTAATCAGCAGCAGCATGGCCGCGAGTTGCTGCGCGCCGCCGATACCGAATTCCGCGGCTTGCTTGATGGCCGAAATCGTGTCGCCGCCCGCGTTGGCGATGGCGATGATCTGCGCCTTGGTTCCTTGAGCCTGAAGCAGGAAGGATGCAAAGTCCGATGCGTTCAGCGGATGGAACACGGTGCCGACGACTTCGCCGCCGTTGGCCTTGACCACGGTTTCGGTGTCGGCCGCCAGTTGCTTGCCGAAGGCGTAGTCCGACGCCAGGATGAACCAGCGCTTGTTGCCTTCGTTGACCACGGCGGTGGCCGTGCCGCGCGACAGCGCGTAGGTGGTGTACGTCCACTGCACACCGTAGGGTGAGCACTGCGCTTGCGACAGCGCGGTGGTGCCGGGGCTGGAAAACAGCACCAACTTTTTCTTTTCGCGTGCAATGCCCTGCACCGCCAGCGCGACGGACGAATTAGGCACGTCCACCACCACGTCCACGCCGTCGGTGTCGTACCACTTGCGGACCATGCTGCTGCCGATGTCCGGGCGGTGTTGGTGGTCGCCCGAGACCAGCGAAATAGGCTTGCCCAATACGGTGCCGCCCATTTCCTCGATGGCCAACCGGGCGGCTTCCACCGAGCCCTTGCCCGTGGCGTCGGCGGTGACGCCCGCCATGTCGGTAAGCACGCCGATCTTCACGCCTTCGGCCGTGCTGGCGTGTGTGGTGATGGCGCCGAACGCCAGGCACAGGCCCACGCCCAGGCTTAATGTCGCGCGTTTGCGCGGGAATTGCTGTTTCATTTGTCTTCCACCCATGTGATGCCGTCTTCGCGGCGAATTCTTGTGGCGAAAGTGTAGCGCCGCGAGTTTGATGGCGAGGAAGAATTTCTCAACGCATTCCCAAAAGAAAAGCGCCCCGGCCATGCGGCCAGGGCGCTCTGCCAGCGTTGCGCAAGCGGAATTACTTGTTGCGCGCCATCGGGATCAATTGGTTGACTTCCTTCAAGGCGCCTTCGTAGCTGTTGCCCGCCATGACCGGCGAGGTCATGAACTTGCCGCCAACGGCGAACGACGGCGTGCCGTCGATGCGGTAGGCGTCGGCCAGTTGGGTGGCGCGCTGCACCTGGGTCTGCACGCTGAACGAATCGAAGACGGAATCGAACTTGGCGCGGTCCACGCCTTGCGTGGCAACCCAGTCGCCCATGGATTTCTTGTCGAACAGGCGCTTGTGCTCACCGTGGATGGCGGTGAAGAACTTGGCGTGCAGGTCGGGGCGGTCGAGCGCCAGGAACGTGTAGTAGACCTGTTGCAGGGGCTTCATGCCGGCGTTGAACGCGATGGGCACTTGCTTGAGCACGACGTCCGAAGGAGCCGTCTTGGCCCATTCTTCAACCATGGGTTCCATGGCGGCGCAATGCGGGCAGGTGTAGGCGAAGAATTCCAGCACTTCCACTTTGCCCGGAGTGTCCGACGGCAGCGGCGGGTTGATTGCCACATAGGCTTGCGTGCCTTGCGCGTGGCTTACCGGGCTGAAGAACGCCGAGGCGGTCAGCGCGGCCGCGGCCATGATGCGAATAATCTTGGGGGACAACATGGATGAGAGGTTCCTGAGTAAAAAGTTACAGACAGGCTCGGGGCCAGATAAGTTCAATGCAAAAAATGGCGTCGGATAGGCTTACTGGCGCACCACGGCGGTTTCGATCTTGTTTTCGCCCAGGCGGCCACGCGCGCGATTCATGTCGTCCAGCCGCGCAAACGGTCCAACCCGCACGCGGTTGAGCGGCTTGCCATTGACTTCGGCTTTCTGCACCGCCACCGGCAGGCCCAGCAGGATGATGCGAGCCCGTAGCGATTCAGCGTCGCTTTCACCGCGAAACGCACCCGCCTGCAAGTAGTACGTGCCCGTTGCCGCCGGGGCCGCGGCCTTGGCGGCTGGCGCGGGTTTGGACAAGGGGGTTGGGGCTGCGCTGGCGCTTTGACTCGGCGCGGCGGCCTGCGGCTTGTTGGTGGACGGCAAGGTGGCGATCAGCGCACCCAGGTCATCCAGCCGGGACGGCGTTTCGTCGGGCTTGGACGGGGTGCCCGCACCCGGCAGCGGCATCGGGGCGGTGGCGGTGGGGCCGGTGGGCGGCGCGCCCGCCGCCCCGTCGCGGCCGTACAGTCCCGCGTTCGGGTCCGGCGCCTGGCGCGGGTCGGGCAGCTTGCCCGTGTCGCCCTGGCGGCTGGCCCGGTCCACGAAGGGCACGGGAGCCTTGGTGACGTAGAAGGCCACGACGGCGGCCACGATCAGGCCTAGGAGCAGGCCGGCGAGCGCCCCGTAAAGGGTGCTGCCGCTTTCGCCAGCGGAACGGCGGGTGGTTTTGCGCTTGGTTGCCATGAACCGATGTTACATCCGCTCGGGCGCGGACACGCCCATCAGCGCCAAGCCGTTGGCCAGAACCTGGCGGGTCGTGGCGGCCAGGCGCAGGCGGGCCAGTTTCAAGGCCACGTCGTCAACCAGCACGCGTTCGGCGCTGTACCAGGCGTGGAAGTCCGACGCGCAATCGCGCAGCCAGAAAGCGATGTGGTGCGGCGACAGGTCCTGGGCGGCCAGGGCCACCACGTTGGGGAATTCGGCCAGGCGTTGCATCAGCGCGAATTCGGACGGCGCGGTCAGCAAGGACGTATCGGCGGCGGCCACGTCGGCGGCGGGCATGCCGGCGTTGTTGATCATCGTGCAGATGCGCGCGTGGGCATACTGGATGTAATAGACCGGGTTCTCGTCGCTTTTCGACAAGGCCAGGTCCACGTCGAACACGAACTCGGTGTCGGCGCGGCGCTGGATCAGGAAGTAGCGCACGGCGTCGCGGCCCACCCAGTCGATCAGGTCGCGCATGGTGACGTAGCTGCCGGCGCGCTTGGAGATCTTGACCTCTTCGCCGCCGCGCATCACCTTGACCATCTTGTGCAGCACGTACGACGGGTAGTCCTTCGGGATGCCTTCGTTCAACGCTTGCAAGCCTGCGCGCACGCGGGCCACGGTGCCGTGGTGGTCGCTGCCCTGGATGTTCACGGCGCGGTGAAAGCCGCGTTCCCACT harbors:
- a CDS encoding alpha/beta fold hydrolase — translated: MPAGQAMTQAPAPSVTLADFGSFYAGGRPVNITGLPQREIAFTQSASLAYDPNGLYHFEQAYVQYFIPTPLVHPLPIVLLHGGGMTGAMWEQTPDGRTGWMQHFLRQGHAVYVVDNVERGRAGWAPFEQVWPEPPIIRTAQESWSLFRLGRPEDFEARRAFTGQRFPVSAFDDFIRHAVPRWLGNNDAALQGFCAVLDRVGPCLVLAHSHGGEVAYRALHAQPDLVRGVIGIEPSGFSADVSTTAVANKPFLFVYGDYLDATPLWQRLCVSGQDYADTLARHGARVDTWRLAQMGIAGNSHMPMMDDNSDDIAARIGAWIRAASV
- a CDS encoding SPOR domain-containing protein — translated: MATKRKTTRRSAGESGSTLYGALAGLLLGLIVAAVVAFYVTKAPVPFVDRASRQGDTGKLPDPRQAPDPNAGLYGRDGAAGAPPTGPTATAPMPLPGAGTPSKPDETPSRLDDLGALIATLPSTNKPQAAAPSQSASAAPTPLSKPAPAAKAAAPAATGTYYLQAGAFRGESDAESLRARIILLGLPVAVQKAEVNGKPLNRVRVGPFARLDDMNRARGRLGENKIETAVVRQ
- a CDS encoding ABC transporter substrate-binding protein: MKQQFPRKRATLSLGVGLCLAFGAITTHASTAEGVKIGVLTDMAGVTADATGKGSVEAARLAIEEMGGTVLGKPISLVSGDHQHRPDIGSSMVRKWYDTDGVDVVVDVPNSSVALAVQGIAREKKKLVLFSSPGTTALSQAQCSPYGVQWTYTTYALSRGTATAVVNEGNKRWFILASDYAFGKQLAADTETVVKANGGEVVGTVFHPLNASDFASFLLQAQGTKAQIIAIANAGGDTISAIKQAAEFGIGGAQQLAAMLLLITDVHSLGLQAAQKTYLTVPSYWDMNDGTRAFSKKFEARVGRPPTFLQAGVYGSVRHYLQAVKAAGTVDADAVMAKMKSLPIDDPFSMNAHIREDGLVVRDMMLAQVKTPAQSKGPWDYYNIVRNIPGDSLAWPLSDSQCPLVKR
- a CDS encoding thiol:disulfide interchange protein DsbA/DsbL, translating into MLSPKIIRIMAAAALTASAFFSPVSHAQGTQAYVAINPPLPSDTPGKVEVLEFFAYTCPHCAAMEPMVEEWAKTAPSDVVLKQVPIAFNAGMKPLQQVYYTFLALDRPDLHAKFFTAIHGEHKRLFDKKSMGDWVATQGVDRAKFDSVFDSFSVQTQVQRATQLADAYRIDGTPSFAVGGKFMTSPVMAGNSYEGALKEVNQLIPMARNK